From the Streptomyces sp. NBC_00390 genome, the window CGATCCATCGTCAGCCCTCGGCGGCCGATGCGCACCTCTCGCCCCGATCCGTTCCGGCACCGCCGTCACACGATTCCGCGACCGCGCACGCCAGGCCGGTCGGCGTGACGTGGGGTCGCGTCGCGCATCCCGACGTCAGCGGTCACGCTGAAAACGGGGACTCCGGTCGTCGGGAAGGGTTCGTCTATGAAAGCCGTGGCCGATACCGCAGGGGGCCGGTGGCTGGCCGGTGCGCTCGACAACCCCGTCGTGGGGATGTCTCCCTGGATCATCTTCTCGGTCCTTGCCGGTCCCGGGCGCTTCGGCTTCGCGGTGGGGCTTGCGCTCGCGGTCTCGATCGTGCTGGTCGTCCTGGGGCGGATCCTGCGTCCCGGCGAGTCGCTGAAGATCCTCGAAGTGGCGGACGTGTTCTTCTTCGCGGTTCTGGCGGTCGTCGGGGCGTTCGCCGACGAGGGCACCCACCACTGGCTGGAGCTGTACGCGGACGAGGTCGCGAACATCGCTCTGGTGGTCATCGCGCTCGGCTCCATGGCCGTACGGATGCCCTTCACGGTGCAGTACGCCCGGGAGCGTGTCGATCCCGCCTACTGGGACTCCCCCCTCTTCAAACGGGTCAACTACGTGATCACCGGGGTCTGGGCGGGTGCCTTCCTGGTGGCCGCCGTCGTGGGCGGCTACGGCGATCTCGTCCTGCACAACCCGAACAACATCTGGACCGAATGGATCATCCAGATCCTGGCGATCATCGCGGCTCTCAGCTTCACCGAGTGGTACCCCGACTACGCGCGGGCGAAGGCGCGCGGCAGCGAGCAGATCCCGTCGGTCAACGGGCTGCTGCTTCCCCTGGCCGGGATGCTCGTCCCCGTGGGCATCGCCGTCCTGATCTTCGAGGACGCGGCCACCTGGTTCGGGATCGGGCTGATCGTCGTGGGCATCCTCGCGACCAAGGCGCTGTCAGGCAACGCCGACAAGGAATCCGGCAAGCGCCCGGTCCAGTGACCCGGCCGAGGAACGAGGGAAACGGCGAGGGGCCCACCGACCGGTGAGCCCCTCGCCGTACGACCGCACGATGTCAGCCGGAGCCGACGAACACCACGAGCAGCAGCCACACCACCGGCGCGGTCGGCAGCAGCGAGTCCAGCCGGTCCATGATGCCGCCGTGGCCCGGCAGCAGCGTGCCCATGTCCTTGATGCCGAGGTCCCGCTTGATCATCGACTCGCCCAGGTCACCCAGCGTGGCACTGACCGCGACGGCCAGACCCATGAGCAGGCCCTGCCACCAGGTGCCGCCGTCGATGAGGAACTGCATGCACAGCGCTCCGGCCACCATCGCGAACGCCACAGCGCCCAGCAGGCCTTCGCGGGTCTTCCCGGGGCTGATGCGCGGCGCGAGCTTGTGCTTGCCGAAGCGCCACCCGACGGCATACGCACCGGTGTCGCTGACCACGGTGAGCAGCAGGAACGTCAGCACGCGCTCGGGCCCGTCGTCCGCGGTGAGCATCATCGCCACGAACGTCGCCAGGAAGGGCACGTAGAACGCGGCGAAGACACCGGCCGTGACGTCCTTCAGGTAACCCTCGGGCGGCTCGGTCATGCGCCAGACCAGGACCGCGAGCGCGGTGAGCGCCATGGCGACCCAGGCGCCTTCCGCGCCGCGCACATAGCCGGCCACGACCATGGCCGCGCCGCCGACCGCGAGCGGCACCAGCGGCGCCTTGATCTGCTTGCGCTCCTCGAGCCGTGAGGTCAGCTCCCAGAGTCCGACGACCACGGCGACCGCTATCACGCCGACGAACACGGCCTTGACGAAGAAGAGCGAGGCAACGATCACCGCTCCCAGCCCGACGCCGACCCCTATGGCCGCCCGCAGATCGCGCCCGGCGCGCTTCTTCTGCGGCGGCTGGGGCGCGGAGGCCGGGGGCGGGGTGTGCATGGGCTCCTGCGGCTTTTCGTCACGGAACAAAGGCCCGCTCAGCCGAGCGGCCCCCCGGTCGCGGTCGTCGCGGGCGTCGCCGCCGTCATGGTCCTCGGCGTCTCTGCCAGCGTCGGGAAAGTCCGGCACGATGGGCATGGGCCGAGTCTGCTGTGCGTCATGCCCGCCGTATGCGGGACCCGCCGGTATGGACGCCTGCGCCTGGTCGGGCGGTGGCCACGCCCCGGCATATCCGGTGCTGTGCGGGGCCCCCGCCCCCCAGGAAGAGTCGTTCATCAGACCTCGAGCAGCTCGGCTTCCTTGTGCTTGAGCAGCTCGTCCACCTGCGTGACGTACTTCGCGGTGGTGTCGTCGAGCTCCTTCTCCGCGCGGCGGCCCTCGTCCTCACCGACCTCGCCGTCCTTGATCAGCTTGTCGATGGCTTCCTTGGCCTTGCGGCGCACGGAACGGATCGAGATCTTCGAGTCCTCGGCCTTGCCCTTGGCGACCTTGATGTACTCGCGGCGGCGCTCCTCGGTCAGCTCGGGGAACACCACCCGGATGATGTTGCCGTCGTTGCTCGGGTTGACGCCCAGGTCGGAGTCGCGGATCGCCTGCTCGATGTTGCGCAGCGCGCTCTTGTCGAACGGGGTCACCACGGCCATACGCGGCTCGGGCACCGAGAACGACGCCAGCTGGTTGATCGGCGTCAGGGCGCCGTAGTAGTCCGCCACGATCTTGTTGAACATCGCCGGGTGCGCACGCCCGGTGCGGATCGCGGCGAAGTCATCCTTGGCGACCAGGACGGCCTTCTCCATCTTCTCCTCGGCTTCGAGGAGGGTCTCTTCGATCACCACTTGCTCCTGCGTGTTGTGGAATAAGGCCCGGCGCACAATCTGGGCCGGCGGAACCTGTGTCGCGTCTTCCCTGCACGGTGTCCGACCGGCAGGACTTTGTCCATCCCTGGAGGGAAGCCCCCGGGTCAGGCCCGGGTGTCCCGGTCGCTCACGAGCGTGCCGATCTTCTCACCCTTGACCGCCCGAGCGATATTGCCTTCGGTGAGGAGTTCGAAGACGAGGATCGGAAGAGCGTTGTCACGGCAGAGGGTGATCGCGGTGGCGTCCGCGACCTTCAGGTTGCGGGACAGCACCTCGCTGTACTCGAGAGCATCGAACTTCACCGCGTCGGGGTTGGTCTTGGGGTCGGAGTCGTAGACCCCGTCCACCCCGTTCTTGCCCATCAGCAGAGCCTCGGCGTCGATCTCCAGGGCGCGCTGGGCAGCGGTGGTGTCGGTGGAGAAGTACGGCATACCCATACCGGCACCGAAGATGACCACGCGGCCCTTCTCCAGATGCCGCACGGCGCGCAGCGGGATGTACGGCTCCGCGACCTGGCCCATGGTGATGGCGGTCTGAACGCGGGAGTCGATGCCTTCCTTCTCCAGGAAGTCCTGGAGGGCGAGGCAGTTCATGACGGTGCCGAGCATGCCCATGTAGTCGGAGCGGGCACGGTCCATGCCGCGCTGCTGGAGCTCGGCACCACGGAAGAAGTTGCCGCCGCCGATGACGACCGCGATCTCTGCGCCATCGCGCACGACCGCAGCGATCTCACGGGCGATGGCGTGTACGACGTCGGGGTCGACGCCCAGACCGGTGCCACCGGAGAAGGCTTCACCGGACAGCTTCAGCATGAAGCGGCCGGCCCTCTGCCCGGTGTGGTCGCGCTTGGCGTCGGCAGACTGATTGGCGTCCGCGCCCTTGTTCATGGAGATCTCCTCGTGCACATACGAAGAAGGCCATTGCCGGTGGGTGCTGGTTCCCTGTCGGCAATGGCCTCCTCGTCAGATCTGCGGTCGTCCGGCGCATGCGACCGGCGACTGCTGGCAACCCTGGCGGGCTCCCACGTCGATCGCGTTCCGGCTCAGATGCCGACCTTGATGCGGGTGAAGCGCTTCAGGGTGACACCGGCCTCGTCCAGGATCTGCTGGACGGACTTCTTGTTGTCGAGGGCGTACGGCTGGCCCAGGAGGGTTGCCTCCTTGAAGAAGCCGTTGACGCGACCCTCGACGATCTTCGGAAGGGCAGCCTCGGGCTTGCCCTCCTGGCGCGTGGTCTCCTCGGCGACGCGGCGCTCGGCCTCGACGACCTCGGCCGGGACGTCCTCGCGGGAGAGGTACTTCGGGGCGAAGGCGGCGATGTGCTGCGCGACGCCCTTGGCGATCTCGGCGTTCTCCTTGTCCAGCTCGACCAGGACACCGATCTGCGGCGGGAGGTCGGGCATGGTGCGGTGCATGTACGCGGCAACGTAGCCACCGGTGAACTGCGCGAAGCGGTCCAGGACGATCTTCTCGCCGAGGTTGGCGTTGGCCTCGTCGACGTACGCCTGGACGGTCTTGCCGGACTCGATCTCGGAGGCGAGCAGGGCCTCGAGGTCCGCCGGGTCGGTGGCCGCGACGTGGGCGGCGAGCGCGCCGGCGACGGACTGGAACCTGTCACCCTTGGCGACGAAGTCCGTCTCGCACTTCAGCTCGAGCAGAACGCCGGAGGTCTTGTCCTCGGAGATGAGGGAGACGACGGCACCGTTCTCGGCGGAACGGCCCTCGCGCTTGGCGACGCCCTTCTGGCCCTTGATGCGCAGCGCCTCGACGGCCTTGTCCACGTTGCCGTCGGCCTCGTCCAGGGCCTTCTTGCAGTCCATCATGCCGGCGCCGGTGAGCTCACGGAGCTTCTTGACGTCAGCGGCGGTGTAGTTCGCCATGTCCTTGAATCTCTCTCGGAATCGAAAGTCGAAGATCTACGGGTGAGCGGCGGGGGCCGGTGCTTGTGGCACCGCCCCCCGCCGTCAACTACCGAACTGTGCGGTCAGGCCTGCTCGGCGTCCGCGGCCGGCTGCTCGGCCTCGGCGGCCGGAGCCTCAGCGGCCGGAGCCTCAGCGGCCGGGGCCTCGGCGGCCGGAGCCTCGGCCGGCTTCTCGGCCTCGTCAGCCTTCTTCTCGCCCTCGAGCAGGTCGCGCTCCCACTCGGCGAGCGGCTCAGCGGCAGCCTTCTCGCCCGGCTTCGAGTCGCCGGTGGCGGCGCCGGAACGGGCGATGAGGCCCTCGGCGACGGCGTCGGCGATCACGCGGGTGAGCAGGGTGACGGAGCGGATCGCGTCGTCGTTGCCCGGGATCTTGTAGTCGACCTCGTCGGGGTCGCAGTTGGTGTCGAGGATCGCGACGACCGGGATGTGGAGCTTGCGCGCCTCACCGACGGCGATGTGCTCCTTCTTGGTGTCGACGATCCAGACGGCGCTCGGCACCTTCTGCATCTCGCGGATACCACCGAGGGTCTTCTCCAGCTTGGCCTTCTCGCGCGAGAGGACCAGGAGCTCCTTCTTGGTGAGACCGGAGGCGGCCACATCCTCGAAGTCGATCTGCTCGAGCTCCTTGAGGCGCTGCAGACGCTTGTAGACGGTGGAGAAGTTGGTGAGCATGCCGCCCAGCCAACGCTGGTTGACGTACGGCATACCAACGCGCGTCGCCTGCTCGGCGATGGCCTCCTGGGCCTGCTTCTTGGTGCCGACGAACATGATGGAGCCGCCGTGGGCGACGGTCTCCTTGACGAACTCGTAGGCGCGGTCGATGTACGACAGCGACTGGAGCAGGTCGATGATGTAGATGCCGTTGCGCTCGGTGAAGATGAAGCGCTTCATCTTCGGGTTCCAGCGACGGGTCTGGTGACCGAAGTGGACGCCGCTCTCCAGCAGCTCCCGCATCGTGACGACGGCCATGGCCGTATCTCCTTGGGTTTCTCGGTTATGTCCTGACGCCCCGACGCGCCGTGCCGCAAGGGACCGAGGAGCGCGGCCACCGTGACCGTAAAGGGTTCGGTGGCGGGGCGTGCGAAGTCGACCCGGTGACCCGGATCGCCAGAAGAAGTGTACGGGACCCGGGCGGTGCCGGGTGACGGCGCTGTCCACAACCGGCCGGTTGTCCACAGTTCCGGACCATGATCGGCGCGGATCGGGCGCGCACGGGACCGTGGATGCCATGAACTGCAGACTTTCCGTTTCCTTGGGTGTGCGGGTGCTTGTCGTGCTGCTGGTCGCGGCGGTGGCTGCCGGGGCGGCTCCGGTCCGCGCCTCGGCCGGGCCTCGTGGCGGGGCCGGGGAACCCGGTCCGGCCCCCGGCGGGGCTCGCAGCTGGCCTCTGGGGCCTCCGCGTCCGGAGGTCGTCCGCGGGTGGGATCCTCCGGCCTCTCCCTACGGCAGGGGCCACCGCGGTGTGGACCTGGCGTCGGCGGCAGGCGCGCCGGTGCGGGCCGCGGCGTCCGGACGGGTGTCCTTCGCGGGCCGGGTCGCGGCCCGTGGAGTGCTCACCATCAGCCTCACCGGTACGGGTGACCCGCCGTTGCGCACGACGTACGAACCCGTCGAGCCGCTGGTCGAGGAGGGCACGGAGGTCACCGCGGGCCAGGTCGTGGCTGCGGTTGCCCGGTCCTCCCACTGCACCACGGGCTGTCTGCACTGGGGGCTGCGGCGCGGCACGGAGTATCTGGACCCGCTGTCGCTGCTGCCGCCCTGGATGCTGCGCCGCGCGCCGTCCCGGCTGCTCCCCGTCTTCGGTGTACCCGTGCCGCCGGCGGCCGCAGTGCCTGCCGGCGCCCTGCCGGCGCCGGCAGGGCGTGCCGTCGCCGGCATGGCAGGAGTGCTGCATCTTGCGCTGCTGACGGCCGTCGCGTTCGTGGCGCATCGCGCCCAGCGCCGGATCGGGCGTGGCCTCAGCCTCGTACGCCCCGCAGCGCCATGGCGACCGCGGCGTCGGCGACGGTAGCCGGATCTTCGGCGGCGCCGAGCTCGATCCGGCGGACGGCCGCGTCCACGACGCCCTGCAGGAGCATCGCCGCGAGCCTCGGCTGTTCGTGGCCCAGCTCCCCCAGGGCCTCGACGATCATGGCGATCAGCCCGCCGTGCGCGGCGCGGATCTTCTCGCGGGCCCGGTCGTCCAGCTCGCTCGCGGAGATGGCGACGACGGCCCGGTGCCTGCGGTCCCCGACCAGCTCCAGCTGCCGGCGTACATACGCCTCGACCTTGCCCTCTGCCGTGTCCGCACTGGCCATGGCGGCTTCGACCTCGGCCGCCCATACGGGGAAGTCCACTGCGCAGAGCTCTTCGACAACCGCTGCGCGCGAACGGAAGTACTCGTAGACGGACGACCTCGCGAGGCCGGTGCGCTCGGCAAGAGCGGGGAAGGTCAGCGCCTCCGTACCGCCTTCGGACAGAAGGGAGCGCGCAGCATCCAGCAGGGCGGTTCGCTGCATCGTCCGGTGCTCGGCCACGGAGGCCGCTCGAATCCTGGGCACGCCTCCACTGTACGGATGAGGCCGGGACGATTCAGCGTCAACGTCCTACGTCGGCCAGCTTCGCCCGCAGCTGCAGCACCGACTTGGTGTGGATCTGGCTGACCCGGCTCTCGGTCACTCCCAGCACATGGCCGATCTCGGCGAGGGTGAGGCCCTCGTAGTAGTAGAGCGTGACAACCGTCTTCTCCCGTTCGGGGAGTGTGTTGATGGCGCGGGCCAGCAGCCTGCGCAGCTCCCGGTCCTCGGCGACCTCGACGGGATTGTCCGCCGCGGTGTCCTCGAGTGTGTCCATCAGGCTGAGCCGGTCACCGCCCTCGCCGCCGACATGCAGCAGCTCCTCGAGCGCCACGACGTTCGCAAGCGACAACTGGCTGAAAACCGAGTGCAGTTCGTCGACGGTGATACCCATCTCCGCGGCAACCTCGCACTCCGACGGAGTCCGTCTGAGCTGCGCCTCGAGCGTGGCGTACGCGCGCTCCACGGCCCGGGCCTTCTGCCGTACGGAGCGCGGAATCCAGTCCAGGGCACGCAGTTCGTCGATCATCGCGCCACGGATGCGGGTGATGGCGTAGGTCTCGAACTTGATCGAGCGCTCGATGTCGAACTTCTCGATGGCATCGATCAGCCCGAAGACTCCCGAGGAAACGAAGTCGGCCTGCTCGACGTTGGCCGGCAGCCCGACGCTGACCCGGCCCGCGACGTACTTCACCAGCGGTGAGTAGTGCAGGATCAACTGCTCCCGCAGCCGCTCGTCACCCGTGGCCTTGTACGACCGCCACAGCTCCTCGAGCGACGAGGGAGCTGGGGGCCGCACGGTGCCACGGGCAGCGGGGGGCGCTGCCGCGCGGTCAGACCCGGAGGTGTGCTGGGGCATGCGTTGCCTTGAGCCGTTCTGCTGTGAGCGGGTGACGGGTGCGGGTTGGGCCGTTCGGGCCGGAACCCGGTGAGCGTAGCGTGAGTGCGACGCCGCGGTGGCCGAAGAACGCGGGAACGAACCAGTGGTGGTATCCGCCCTCGTCCACACCTTCGAACGAGGGCCGACGCCTCGCGCGCCGGCCCTTCTGGCGTCGCAGACTGGACTCCGAAGGTCATCGGCCTCACTTTTTCACCCGAATGCTCCGGGTCAAGTACCGCCTCGCCGCGCGTTCGAACCGCGACTCGTCCGGGGTGTCAACCGCCATCCCTCATGCAGCCGTTCGACGAACCCCAGTGAGTGCAGTTCGTACAGCCTGCCGAGCGTCTCGTCGGCCGTCGTGCCCGCACTCCGCGCCACCTCCGGCACGGCCATGGCGCCCCGGGCCGGCATTGCTTCAAGGATCCGCCTGCTGCGGAGTTCCAGCAGATCCCTGGGCAGTACGGGCCCCCGGCGTGCGGGTGCCAGCTCACCCATACCGCCTACCAGTTCGATCACTTCGGCCGCGTCGGTGACCAGCACCCCCTCCCCGCGCAGCAGCTCGTGCACGCCTGCCGACAGCCCGCTGGTCACCGGTCCCGGAACGCCCATGGTGAAGCGCCCCAGCTGCTGAGCGCTGCGCGCGGCGACCAGCGAGCCGCTGCGGTACTCGGCCTCGACGACGACGGTGCCCCGGGTCAGCGCGGCGATCACGCGGTTGCGGAGGATGAACCTGCTCGGCGTGGGATGGTCGCCCGGCGGCAACTCGCCGACGACCAGGCCCTGTTCGGCGATGCGTCCGATCAATTCGGCGTGACCGCGCGGATAGACGACGTCAACTCCGCAGGCGAGCACGGCGACCGTGGCCCCGCCCGCGCCGAGTGCGCCACGGTGCGCGGCGCCGTCGACCCCGTAGGCACCACCCGACACGACCACCCAGCCGCGCTCTGCGAGCCCTGTGCCGAGGGCCGCGGCCATATGCGACCCGTACGGTGTACAAGCCCTGGCGCCGACCACGGCTACCGAACTCAACGCCCATATCCGCAGGTCGGGTCGGCCTCGCAGCCACAGTCCGAGGGGCCGGGCATCTCCCAGGTCGTCGAGCTGGCTCGGCCACTCGGCGTCGCCGGGGACGATGAACCGTCCACCGATTGAACGCACCGCGTCCAGATCCCGCGCCGGTATCACCCCCGCGGCCCGCGCCCGCAGCCCGCGCAGCCGTGTCTCCGTGACCCCGGGCAGTGCGCCTTCCCGGCAGTCCTGCGATGTCAGCAGCGCCAGCACGCCCTCCGCGCCGAACTCCCGCAGCCACCGTCCGCCGCGCTCGTCCCCCGGCTCCAGCACCCGCGTCAGCGCGGCCCGCGCCGCCCGCTCCCCCTCACTCACCTCACCGGACACGATCCACCCCCGTGTGCCTCTGCCCTCCGCTCACAGCGCGGCCCCGATCTGTGCGGGGATGCCCCGGGCGATGCCGGTACGCAGCTCCAGGGCGAGCGCCACATCCTGGGCCTCGGGGCGGTCACGCCCGGCCAGGTCGGCGACCGTCCAGGCGACCCGCAGCACCCGGTCCAGACCTCGAGCGGTCAGCAGGCCCCGTTCCACGTCCCGCTCGGCCGCGCCCAGCGCGCCGGGGGCAGGCCCCCAGCGGGTACGCAGCTCATGGCCCGGCACCTCGCTGTTGACCGTCCACGGCGTGCCCTCCAGGCGGGTGGCCGCTCTTGCCCTGGCCTCCTGCACGCGGGCGGCGACCACCGCCGTCGACTCCCCGCGGCTGTCACCGCCCGCACCGCCCAGCAGATCGGACCGGCTCACCGGCTCGACCTCGATCCGCAGATCGACCCGGTCGAGCAGCGGCCCGGACAGCCTGGCCTGGTAGCGCCGGATCACCGCGGCCGGGCATTCACAGCCCGCCCCGTGCAGGGTGTGCCGTCCGCACGGACAGGGATTGGCGGCCAGCACCATCAGGAATCTCGCCGGCAGCCGCACCACGCCCGCGCTCCTGGCGATCACGACATGGCCCGACTCGAGCGGCTGGCGCAGCGCATCGAGCGCCTTGCCGGAGAACTCCGGCGCCTCGTCCAGAAAGAGCACCCCCCGATGGGCGAGCGAGACCGCCCCGGGTCTCGGCAGCCCGTTGCCTCCACCCACCAGGGCCTGCATGGTCGCCGAGTGATGGGGCGCGCAGTACGGCGCTCTGCGCACCAGCGGTTCCCCCGGCGGAAGGATGCCCGCCACCGAGTGCACTGCCGTGACCTCAAGGGATTGCCGCCGGCTGAGTGGCGGCAGCACGGCCGGCATCCGCTCGGCGAGCATCGTCTTGCCCGCACCGGGCGGACCGGACAGCAGCAGATGGTGTCCGCCCGCCGCGGCGACCTCCAGCCCGGTGCGCGCCCGGTGCTGTCCGGCCACGTCCGCCAGATCGGGGGCGTCCGCCTGTTCCGCGGCCGGCCCCGTGCCGAGGCCCGCTCCCGGCATCAGCAGCCCCGCGAGCATCGCGTCGGGCCGGCCCTCCTCCACCGGCTCCTCGTCCGGCACCGGTTCGTCGGCCAGCACGGCGATGAGCTGACGCAGGCTCCGAACGCCCAGGACCGAGATCCCCGGCACGAGGGACGCCTCCCCCGCTGTCCGCTCGGGGACGACCACCTGCCGGTACCCGGCTTCGGCCGCCGCGAGTACTGCGGGGAGCACCCCGCGCACCGGTCTGACCCGTCCGTCGAGTCCCAGCTCCCCGATCAGCACCAGATCCGCGATCCGGCTGGGGTCGATGCGCTCGGCCGCACCCAGCACTGCACAGGCCACGGCCAGGTCGAAACCGCTGCCGCCCTTGGGCACGGACGCCGGGCTGAGCCCCACCGTGAGCTTCTTCTGCGGCCACTCCGCGCCGGAGTTCACCACCGCCGCCCGCACCCGGTCACGGCTCTCCACCAGGCTCTTGTCCGGCAGCCCCACGAGCGTGAACGCCGCCACTCCTGGTTCCAGGTCCGCCTGGACCTCGACCACCACGCCCTCGACACCCATCAGGGCAACGGAGCATGCGCGTGCGAACCCCATCAGGCCACCCCCTTGGCATGCTCCACGAGGGCCGCGCCGCGCCTGGGCAGCACCACTCCCACCAGGTCGACGCGCACTCCGCCGTCCGGCGGTCCCCCGTGCCGCTCCAGCCAGCATGCGGCGAGCTGTCTGAGCCGTTGTGCCTTGGCCGGTGTGATCGCGGCCATCGGATGCTGGAACGATCCCGCCCGGCGGGTCTTGACCTCGCAGACGACCACCGTGTCGCCGTCCCGGGCCACGATGTCGATCTCGCCGACCCGCCCGCAGCGCCAGTTCCGCGCGAGCAGTGTCATACCGGTCCTGATCAGCAGCCGTGCCGCCAGGTCCTCGCCGTACCGTCCCAGTGCCCCCGTCGCGTTCATTTCGGCACCACCTCCGGCACCGACTGTGACGCGTCCGACCCTCAGTTGTGGATCTTGGTGGACAACCCTCCCGCTGTGGACAACCCCGTCACCCGTAAGAGGGATCAAGGGGCCGGGCGCGGGAGACGGCAGCTCTCAGGCCGGCCGCCGAGAGACACGGGCCGGGCGCCGGACGGGCCGGCAGCAGCAGGGAATCAGCTGCTCGGCAGCTCGAGGTCGCTCTTGTTGAGCTCCTCGATGTTCACGTCCTTGAAGGTCAGCACACGGACCTGTTTGACGAATCTGGCCGGTCGGTACATGTCCCAGACCCAGGCGTCCGCCATGGAGACTTCGAAGAAGACCTCGCCCTGCACCGAGTGCACCTGCATCTCGTAGTCATTGGTGAGGTAAAAACGACGCTCGGTCTCGATCACGTATTTGAACAGCCCGACGACGTCGCGGTACTCCCGGTAGAGCTTCAGCTCCATCTCGGTCTCGTACTTCTCGAGGTCCTCGGCGCTCATGGCATGTTCCCCTTCAGCCTTGCGTCCCCCTATTGTGCTCCAGCCCCGCGGCACCCCTAGACGATTTCGGGAGCCAGGATCACCGGCGTACTCGGAGGACCCTCGTCGAGCAGCGTACGCAGCAGTTCGGCGAGCCTGGTCGGATACACCGTCTCACGCGCCGCCGACA encodes:
- the tsf gene encoding translation elongation factor Ts — its product is MANYTAADVKKLRELTGAGMMDCKKALDEADGNVDKAVEALRIKGQKGVAKREGRSAENGAVVSLISEDKTSGVLLELKCETDFVAKGDRFQSVAGALAAHVAATDPADLEALLASEIESGKTVQAYVDEANANLGEKIVLDRFAQFTGGYVAAYMHRTMPDLPPQIGVLVELDKENAEIAKGVAQHIAAFAPKYLSREDVPAEVVEAERRVAEETTRQEGKPEAALPKIVEGRVNGFFKEATLLGQPYALDNKKSVQQILDEAGVTLKRFTRIKVGI
- a CDS encoding M23 family metallopeptidase → MDLASAAGAPVRAAASGRVSFAGRVAARGVLTISLTGTGDPPLRTTYEPVEPLVEEGTEVTAGQVVAAVARSSHCTTGCLHWGLRRGTEYLDPLSLLPPWMLRRAPSRLLPVFGVPVPPAAAVPAGALPAPAGRAVAGMAGVLHLALLTAVAFVAHRAQRRIGRGLSLVRPAAPWRPRRRRR
- a CDS encoding YifB family Mg chelatase-like AAA ATPase, producing the protein MGFARACSVALMGVEGVVVEVQADLEPGVAAFTLVGLPDKSLVESRDRVRAAVVNSGAEWPQKKLTVGLSPASVPKGGSGFDLAVACAVLGAAERIDPSRIADLVLIGELGLDGRVRPVRGVLPAVLAAAEAGYRQVVVPERTAGEASLVPGISVLGVRSLRQLIAVLADEPVPDEEPVEEGRPDAMLAGLLMPGAGLGTGPAAEQADAPDLADVAGQHRARTGLEVAAAGGHHLLLSGPPGAGKTMLAERMPAVLPPLSRRQSLEVTAVHSVAGILPPGEPLVRRAPYCAPHHSATMQALVGGGNGLPRPGAVSLAHRGVLFLDEAPEFSGKALDALRQPLESGHVVIARSAGVVRLPARFLMVLAANPCPCGRHTLHGAGCECPAAVIRRYQARLSGPLLDRVDLRIEVEPVSRSDLLGGAGGDSRGESTAVVAARVQEARARAATRLEGTPWTVNSEVPGHELRTRWGPAPGALGAAERDVERGLLTARGLDRVLRVAWTVADLAGRDRPEAQDVALALELRTGIARGIPAQIGAAL
- the dprA gene encoding DNA-processing protein DprA; translation: MSGEVSEGERAARAALTRVLEPGDERGGRWLREFGAEGVLALLTSQDCREGALPGVTETRLRGLRARAAGVIPARDLDAVRSIGGRFIVPGDAEWPSQLDDLGDARPLGLWLRGRPDLRIWALSSVAVVGARACTPYGSHMAAALGTGLAERGWVVVSGGAYGVDGAAHRGALGAGGATVAVLACGVDVVYPRGHAELIGRIAEQGLVVGELPPGDHPTPSRFILRNRVIAALTRGTVVVEAEYRSGSLVAARSAQQLGRFTMGVPGPVTSGLSAGVHELLRGEGVLVTDAAEVIELVGGMGELAPARRGPVLPRDLLELRSRRILEAMPARGAMAVPEVARSAGTTADETLGRLYELHSLGFVERLHEGWRLTPRTSRGSNARRGGT
- the rpsB gene encoding 30S ribosomal protein S2, which encodes MAVVTMRELLESGVHFGHQTRRWNPKMKRFIFTERNGIYIIDLLQSLSYIDRAYEFVKETVAHGGSIMFVGTKKQAQEAIAEQATRVGMPYVNQRWLGGMLTNFSTVYKRLQRLKELEQIDFEDVAASGLTKKELLVLSREKAKLEKTLGGIREMQKVPSAVWIVDTKKEHIAVGEARKLHIPVVAILDTNCDPDEVDYKIPGNDDAIRSVTLLTRVIADAVAEGLIARSGAATGDSKPGEKAAAEPLAEWERDLLEGEKKADEAEKPAEAPAAEAPAAEAPAAEAPAAEAEQPAADAEQA
- a CDS encoding YraN family protein, which encodes MNATGALGRYGEDLAARLLIRTGMTLLARNWRCGRVGEIDIVARDGDTVVVCEVKTRRAGSFQHPMAAITPAKAQRLRQLAACWLERHGGPPDGGVRVDLVGVVLPRRGAALVEHAKGVA
- the pyrH gene encoding UMP kinase, coding for MNKGADANQSADAKRDHTGQRAGRFMLKLSGEAFSGGTGLGVDPDVVHAIAREIAAVVRDGAEIAVVIGGGNFFRGAELQQRGMDRARSDYMGMLGTVMNCLALQDFLEKEGIDSRVQTAITMGQVAEPYIPLRAVRHLEKGRVVIFGAGMGMPYFSTDTTAAQRALEIDAEALLMGKNGVDGVYDSDPKTNPDAVKFDALEYSEVLSRNLKVADATAITLCRDNALPILVFELLTEGNIARAVKGEKIGTLVSDRDTRA
- a CDS encoding TetR/AcrR family transcriptional regulator, translating into MAEHRTMQRTALLDAARSLLSEGGTEALTFPALAERTGLARSSVYEYFRSRAAVVEELCAVDFPVWAAEVEAAMASADTAEGKVEAYVRRQLELVGDRRHRAVVAISASELDDRAREKIRAAHGGLIAMIVEALGELGHEQPRLAAMLLQGVVDAAVRRIELGAAEDPATVADAAVAMALRGVRG
- a CDS encoding phosphatidate cytidylyltransferase; its protein translation is MNDSSWGAGAPHSTGYAGAWPPPDQAQASIPAGPAYGGHDAQQTRPMPIVPDFPDAGRDAEDHDGGDARDDRDRGAARLSGPLFRDEKPQEPMHTPPPASAPQPPQKKRAGRDLRAAIGVGVGLGAVIVASLFFVKAVFVGVIAVAVVVGLWELTSRLEERKQIKAPLVPLAVGGAAMVVAGYVRGAEGAWVAMALTALAVLVWRMTEPPEGYLKDVTAGVFAAFYVPFLATFVAMMLTADDGPERVLTFLLLTVVSDTGAYAVGWRFGKHKLAPRISPGKTREGLLGAVAFAMVAGALCMQFLIDGGTWWQGLLMGLAVAVSATLGDLGESMIKRDLGIKDMGTLLPGHGGIMDRLDSLLPTAPVVWLLLVVFVGSG
- the whiG gene encoding RNA polymerase sigma factor WhiG, whose amino-acid sequence is MPQHTSGSDRAAAPPAARGTVRPPAPSSLEELWRSYKATGDERLREQLILHYSPLVKYVAGRVSVGLPANVEQADFVSSGVFGLIDAIEKFDIERSIKFETYAITRIRGAMIDELRALDWIPRSVRQKARAVERAYATLEAQLRRTPSECEVAAEMGITVDELHSVFSQLSLANVVALEELLHVGGEGGDRLSLMDTLEDTAADNPVEVAEDRELRRLLARAINTLPEREKTVVTLYYYEGLTLAEIGHVLGVTESRVSQIHTKSVLQLRAKLADVGR
- the frr gene encoding ribosome recycling factor — encoded protein: MIEETLLEAEEKMEKAVLVAKDDFAAIRTGRAHPAMFNKIVADYYGALTPINQLASFSVPEPRMAVVTPFDKSALRNIEQAIRDSDLGVNPSNDGNIIRVVFPELTEERRREYIKVAKGKAEDSKISIRSVRRKAKEAIDKLIKDGEVGEDEGRRAEKELDDTTAKYVTQVDELLKHKEAELLEV